A DNA window from Desulfuromonas sp. contains the following coding sequences:
- the pnp gene encoding polyribonucleotide nucleotidyltransferase, translating into MAHQKVTTDFNGQPLTIETGQVARQADGAVIVTYGETKVLCTVVSATKMREGQDFFPLTVNYQEKFYAAGKIPGSFFRRERGATERETLICRLIDRPMRPLFPKGYLFETQIMPTVISADLINDPDTLAMVAASAAVAVSDIPFEGPIAAVRVGRVDGAFVANPTLEQMEKSDIDIVVSGSKEAVMMVEGEADLISEDEMLDAIFFGHESLQPLIKLQEELAAKVGGEKREFIVAEPDSALEERITALAEGPMDKAVRIQTKQERYAAVDQVKADVQEALAEEFEGREDEISSIIGSLHKRIVRQMVVKDRVRIDGRDMATIRPITCETGFLPRAHGSALFTRGETQALVAATLGTAVDEQRMDNVQSMDFKKFLLHYNFPPFCVGETSMRLFPGRREIGHGYLAERSVAQILPKHDDFPYTIRIVSDILESNGSSSMASVCGSSLALMDAGVPVSDAVDGIAMGLIKEGDDFAVLSDILGDEDHLGDMDFKVTGTASGVAALQMDIKITGVNKEIMKQALQQAREGRLHILGKMAEAIPEARPELSKYAPRITTVYVTKDQVRTVIGPGGKNIRGIIEATGCAIDIEDDGRVNIASSDGEAAKAAIKMIRNLTQEAEVGRLYEGEVKKIMEFGAFVEIFPGTDGLVHISELAKERVRAVTDVLNEGDKVLVKCIGIDKQGKIKLSRKEALDQKMPEEG; encoded by the coding sequence ATGGCCCACCAGAAGGTTACGACCGATTTCAACGGTCAGCCCCTGACAATCGAAACTGGTCAGGTGGCAAGACAGGCTGATGGCGCGGTTATTGTTACTTATGGAGAAACCAAGGTTCTCTGTACCGTCGTCTCAGCTACCAAAATGCGCGAAGGTCAGGATTTCTTTCCTCTGACCGTCAACTACCAGGAAAAATTCTACGCTGCCGGTAAAATTCCCGGTTCTTTCTTCCGTCGTGAACGCGGCGCCACCGAACGTGAGACTTTGATCTGTCGTCTCATCGACCGGCCAATGCGTCCGCTCTTTCCGAAGGGCTACCTGTTCGAAACCCAGATCATGCCGACAGTTATTTCGGCTGATCTGATTAACGATCCGGATACCCTGGCTATGGTCGCCGCTTCTGCCGCTGTCGCCGTATCGGATATTCCGTTTGAAGGACCGATTGCTGCGGTCCGGGTCGGCCGGGTTGATGGCGCGTTTGTTGCCAATCCGACCCTCGAGCAGATGGAAAAGAGCGATATTGATATCGTCGTCTCCGGTTCGAAAGAAGCGGTGATGATGGTTGAAGGTGAAGCCGACCTGATTTCCGAAGATGAAATGCTCGATGCCATCTTCTTTGGTCACGAGTCGCTGCAGCCGTTGATCAAATTACAGGAAGAGCTTGCTGCCAAGGTTGGTGGCGAAAAGCGCGAATTTATCGTTGCCGAACCCGACAGTGCTCTGGAAGAACGGATTACTGCCCTGGCCGAAGGGCCGATGGACAAAGCGGTCCGTATCCAGACCAAACAGGAACGGTATGCTGCGGTTGATCAGGTCAAGGCCGATGTCCAGGAAGCCCTGGCCGAGGAATTTGAAGGCCGTGAAGACGAGATCTCCAGTATTATCGGTTCGTTACATAAACGGATAGTCCGCCAGATGGTCGTCAAGGACCGGGTCCGGATCGATGGTCGTGATATGGCAACCATCCGGCCGATTACCTGTGAAACAGGCTTCCTGCCGCGTGCTCATGGTAGCGCCCTCTTTACGCGTGGAGAAACCCAGGCCCTGGTCGCCGCGACCCTCGGCACCGCCGTCGACGAACAACGCATGGACAATGTCCAGTCGATGGATTTCAAGAAGTTTCTGCTGCACTATAACTTCCCGCCGTTCTGTGTCGGCGAGACCAGCATGCGTCTCTTCCCGGGCCGTCGTGAAATCGGTCATGGCTACCTGGCCGAGCGTTCAGTTGCCCAGATTCTTCCGAAGCATGATGACTTTCCGTACACGATTCGTATCGTCTCCGATATCCTCGAGTCGAACGGTTCGTCGTCGATGGCTTCGGTCTGTGGTTCGTCACTCGCCCTTATGGACGCCGGTGTTCCGGTTTCCGATGCCGTTGACGGTATTGCCATGGGCTTGATCAAGGAAGGTGATGATTTTGCAGTTCTCTCCGATATTCTCGGTGACGAGGACCACCTCGGTGATATGGACTTCAAGGTGACCGGAACTGCAAGCGGTGTTGCCGCTCTGCAGATGGATATCAAGATCACCGGCGTCAACAAGGAGATCATGAAGCAGGCGCTGCAACAGGCTCGTGAAGGGCGTCTCCATATCCTCGGCAAGATGGCCGAAGCGATTCCTGAGGCCCGGCCGGAGCTCTCCAAGTATGCACCGCGGATCACGACTGTTTATGTCACCAAAGACCAGGTACGTACCGTTATCGGTCCTGGCGGCAAGAATATTCGTGGTATTATCGAAGCTACCGGATGCGCCATCGATATTGAAGATGATGGTCGCGTCAATATCGCATCTTCCGATGGCGAAGCCGCCAAGGCAGCGATCAAGATGATCCGCAACCTGACCCAGGAGGCCGAAGTCGGCCGTCTTTACGAAGGTGAAGTCAAAAAGATCATGGAGTTTGGTGCCTTTGTCGAAATCTTCCCCGGGACCGATGGCCTGGTTCATATTTCCGAACTGGCCAAGGAACGGGTCAGGGCAGTCACTGATGTTCTCAACGAAGGTGACAAAGTTCTGGTAAAATGTATTGGTATCGACAAACAGGGCAAGATCA
- a CDS encoding 30S ribosomal protein S15 yields the protein MLATERKQEIIEKFKTHDSDTGSPEVQIALLSERITYLTEHFRTHKKDHHSRRGLLKLVGKRRRLLDYLKSKNVESYRTIIKELGIRR from the coding sequence ATGCTGGCTACGGAACGTAAACAGGAAATTATTGAAAAGTTCAAAACTCACGACAGTGACACCGGTTCACCGGAAGTGCAGATTGCCCTTCTGTCGGAGCGGATTACTTACCTGACTGAGCATTTCAGAACTCACAAGAAAGATCATCACTCCCGCCGCGGTCTGCTGAAACTTGTTGGTAAGCGCCGAAGGCTTCTCGATTATCTCAAGTCAAAGAATGTCGAGAGCTACCGGACGATTATCAAGGAACTCGGGATCCGTCGGTAA
- the truB gene encoding tRNA pseudouridine(55) synthase TruB — translation MHGLLIIDKPAGITSHDVVRRIRRKTGIRRVGHGGTLDPMATGVIPVAIGEATRLLEYFSESDKGYAATMRLGSITDSQDAEGEIVATGEWQGLSCSEVNQAIIRMNGPIEQIPPMYSALKRNGTPLYKLARQGLAVEREPRPVVIRSINMTACELPEVSFDVVCSKGTYVRTLAHDIGQDLGCGAHLSGLRRFRHGAFEIAAAVNLERFEASEDVEQYIVPLIDMLPDRPLVPVGEEAAGRLCNGIPPAAVEADLPPGIVDGTMVRITAGKKLLAVAHYAPGREREKRGDFELAKVFVRTD, via the coding sequence ATGCACGGACTCCTGATAATTGATAAACCGGCCGGAATCACATCGCATGATGTTGTTCGACGGATCAGACGCAAAACCGGTATTCGTCGCGTTGGCCACGGCGGGACCCTTGACCCGATGGCGACCGGCGTCATTCCGGTTGCGATCGGTGAAGCGACCCGGCTTCTCGAATACTTTTCCGAAAGCGACAAGGGGTATGCGGCGACGATGCGGCTCGGCTCCATCACCGACAGCCAGGACGCGGAAGGGGAGATTGTCGCGACCGGTGAGTGGCAGGGGTTGTCATGTTCCGAGGTCAATCAGGCGATCATCCGGATGAACGGCCCGATTGAACAGATTCCGCCGATGTATTCGGCCCTCAAGCGCAACGGTACACCTTTGTACAAACTAGCCCGGCAGGGGCTTGCGGTTGAAAGAGAGCCGCGGCCGGTTGTGATCCGTTCGATCAATATGACCGCCTGCGAACTGCCGGAGGTCTCATTCGATGTCGTCTGTTCGAAAGGGACCTATGTCCGGACCCTGGCTCATGATATCGGACAGGATCTCGGCTGTGGTGCTCACCTGTCCGGCTTGCGACGTTTCCGGCATGGCGCATTTGAGATCGCTGCGGCGGTCAATCTTGAACGGTTTGAGGCGAGCGAAGACGTTGAACAGTATATAGTTCCGTTGATCGATATGCTGCCTGATCGTCCGCTGGTGCCGGTCGGTGAGGAGGCTGCCGGGCGTCTGTGCAACGGCATTCCTCCGGCGGCAGTGGAAGCTGATTTGCCACCGGGAATCGTCGACGGGACCATGGTGCGAATAACTGCCGGGAAGAAACTGCTGGCGGTGGCACACTATGCGCCCGGTCGTGAGCGCGAAAAAAGAGGGGATTTCGAGTTGGCCAAAGTTTTTGTTCGTACTGACTGA